In one window of Rathayibacter caricis DSM 15933 DNA:
- the galK gene encoding galactokinase codes for MTSASPSLDAVAERAARDFEREYDHAPAGVWAGPGRVNLIGEHTDYNDGFVFPFAIDRATAMAVAPREDRVIRIASAFSPEHVEISLDDLAPGAIAGWSAYPLGVVWALTEYGVDLGARTGFDAFVDSDVPVGAGLSSSAALMCAMAVALNELWELDLDKATLARVGRRAENVAVGAPTGIMDESASLFGQRDAAVFLDCRSLDTEVIPLGFEEAGLVLLVIDTKVEHAHATGGYAERRASCELGASTLGVESLRELSVDDLPRAEELLDDVTYRRVKHVVTEDARVLATVRTLREQGPRAIGELLDAGHVSLRDDFEISVPELDTAVEASRGAGAIGARMTGGGFGGSAIALTPVEKEEEVRAAVLAAFAAKGFRAPELFLVTAADGAGRVR; via the coding sequence ATGACCTCCGCCTCCCCCTCGCTCGACGCCGTCGCCGAGCGCGCCGCTCGCGACTTCGAGCGCGAGTACGACCACGCCCCCGCGGGCGTGTGGGCAGGGCCCGGCCGCGTGAACCTGATCGGCGAGCACACCGACTACAACGACGGGTTCGTGTTCCCGTTCGCGATCGACCGCGCGACCGCGATGGCCGTCGCGCCGCGCGAGGACCGCGTCATCCGCATCGCCAGCGCCTTCTCTCCCGAGCACGTCGAGATCTCGCTCGACGATCTCGCTCCCGGTGCGATCGCGGGCTGGTCGGCCTACCCGCTCGGCGTCGTCTGGGCTCTCACCGAGTACGGCGTCGACCTCGGTGCCCGCACCGGGTTCGACGCGTTCGTCGACTCCGACGTCCCGGTCGGTGCGGGGCTGTCGAGCTCCGCTGCGCTGATGTGCGCCATGGCCGTCGCGCTGAACGAGCTCTGGGAGCTCGACCTCGACAAGGCGACGCTCGCGCGGGTCGGACGCCGAGCCGAGAACGTCGCCGTCGGCGCCCCGACCGGGATCATGGACGAGTCCGCCTCCCTCTTCGGGCAGCGCGACGCGGCCGTGTTCCTGGACTGCCGGAGCCTGGACACCGAGGTGATCCCGCTCGGTTTCGAGGAGGCCGGCCTCGTCCTCCTCGTCATCGACACGAAGGTCGAGCACGCGCACGCCACGGGCGGCTACGCCGAGCGGCGCGCCTCCTGCGAGCTGGGCGCCTCGACGCTCGGCGTGGAGTCGCTGCGCGAGCTGTCCGTCGATGACCTCCCGCGCGCCGAGGAGCTCCTCGACGACGTCACCTACCGCCGCGTGAAGCACGTGGTGACCGAGGACGCGCGTGTCCTCGCGACCGTGCGGACCCTTCGCGAGCAGGGTCCCCGCGCCATCGGCGAGCTCCTCGATGCGGGCCACGTCTCCCTCCGCGACGACTTCGAGATCTCGGTTCCCGAACTCGACACGGCCGTCGAGGCCTCGCGGGGTGCGGGAGCCATCGGCGCCCGCATGACGGGGGGCGGCTTCGGCGGCTCCGCGATCGCCCTCACGCCGGTCGAGAAGGAGGAGGAGGTCCGCGCCGCGGTCCTCGCCGCCTTCGCCGCGAAGGGCTTCCGGGCGCCGGAGCTGTTCCTGGTCACCGCCGCCGACGGCGCGGGCCGGGTGCGCTGA
- the galT gene encoding galactose-1-phosphate uridylyltransferase, whose protein sequence is MNEAIPLSAGVVKRPHTLADGRELLYFDDADTTLPPERSADARDLDPRPATARMRQDVLTGEWVSIAASRQNRVFLPPAELDPLAPASPTNPSEVPSRYDVAVFENRSPSFGPLLEDEDAPASLEDLRTLGLGRTLTSVGRCEVVCFSPEHEGSFSTLSPSRARTVVEAWADRVAALSALPGVQQVFPFENRGEAIGVTLHHPHGQIYSYPYVTPRTTRLLASLDSYGPTLFADVLAFEQAGDRVLIRGEHFTAFVPFAARWPVEVHLLPHRHVADISETTPEERDELAKVYQRLLRGIDALYDTPTPYIAAWHQAPVHERRDEVRLMLQITSPRRAETKLKYLAGSEAAMGAWIGDIAPETSAAALRAAIERADAATLEAEVAQRPDASLPDTPSDTEETR, encoded by the coding sequence ATGAACGAAGCGATCCCCCTCTCCGCCGGCGTCGTCAAGCGCCCGCACACCCTCGCCGACGGGCGAGAGCTCCTCTACTTCGACGACGCCGACACGACGCTGCCGCCCGAGCGCAGCGCCGACGCCCGCGACCTCGATCCGCGACCCGCGACCGCGCGCATGCGCCAGGACGTCCTCACCGGGGAGTGGGTGTCGATCGCCGCCTCGCGGCAGAACCGCGTCTTCCTCCCGCCGGCCGAGCTCGACCCGCTCGCACCGGCCTCGCCGACCAACCCGTCCGAGGTGCCGAGCCGCTACGACGTCGCGGTGTTCGAGAACCGCTCGCCGTCGTTCGGCCCGCTGCTCGAGGACGAGGACGCGCCAGCCTCCCTCGAGGATCTGCGCACCCTCGGCCTCGGCCGCACGCTGACCAGCGTCGGCCGCTGCGAGGTCGTCTGCTTCAGCCCGGAGCACGAGGGCTCGTTCTCGACGCTCTCGCCGTCGCGCGCCCGCACGGTCGTCGAGGCCTGGGCCGACCGCGTCGCCGCCCTCTCGGCCCTGCCCGGCGTGCAGCAGGTCTTCCCGTTCGAGAACCGCGGCGAGGCGATCGGAGTGACGCTCCACCACCCGCACGGCCAGATCTACTCCTACCCCTACGTCACGCCCCGAACGACGCGCCTCCTCGCGTCGCTCGACTCCTACGGACCGACGCTGTTCGCCGACGTCCTCGCGTTCGAGCAGGCCGGCGACCGCGTGCTGATCCGCGGCGAGCACTTCACCGCCTTCGTGCCGTTCGCCGCGCGCTGGCCCGTCGAGGTGCACCTCCTTCCGCACCGCCACGTCGCCGACATCAGCGAGACGACCCCGGAGGAGCGCGACGAGCTCGCGAAGGTCTACCAGCGCCTGCTCCGCGGCATCGACGCGCTCTACGACACCCCGACGCCGTACATCGCCGCCTGGCACCAGGCGCCCGTGCACGAGCGCCGCGACGAGGTGCGCCTGATGCTGCAGATCACCTCGCCGCGCCGCGCCGAGACGAAGCTGAAGTACCTCGCCGGCAGCGAGGCCGCGATGGGCGCCTGGATCGGCGACATCGCTCCCGAGACCAGCGCCGCCGCCCTGCGCGCCGCGATCGAGCGCGCCGACGCGGCGACGCTCGAGGCCGAGGTCGCGCAGCGCCCCGACGCCTCCCTCCCCGACACCCCCTCCGACACCGAGGAGACCCGATGA
- a CDS encoding LamB/YcsF family protein — MRAAIDLNADLGEGFGVWELGDDDAILRVVSSASIACGFHAGDPSIMLDRCRLAAERGVAVGAHVSYRDLAGFGRRDLPVGPDELHADVVYQIGALQAVARATGTHVRYVKPHGALYNRIVHDEVRAGAVAAAVHDAAPGLPVLGLASSAIERAAGDAGLPFVREAFVDRGYRSDGTLVPRGEEGAVLIDVPLVAARAVRMATEGAVVDRDGGILRVDVDSLCVHGDSPGALAMAVAVRDALARAGVALAAAVP; from the coding sequence ATGCGCGCTGCGATCGACCTCAACGCCGACCTCGGCGAGGGCTTCGGCGTGTGGGAGCTCGGAGACGACGACGCGATCCTGCGGGTGGTGTCGAGCGCGAGCATCGCGTGCGGATTCCACGCCGGCGATCCCTCGATCATGCTCGACCGCTGCCGGCTCGCGGCGGAACGGGGAGTCGCGGTCGGTGCGCATGTCTCGTACCGCGATCTGGCGGGCTTCGGACGGCGCGACCTGCCCGTCGGCCCGGACGAGCTCCACGCCGACGTCGTCTACCAGATCGGAGCACTGCAGGCCGTCGCGCGGGCGACCGGCACGCACGTCCGCTACGTCAAGCCGCACGGCGCCCTCTACAACCGCATCGTGCACGACGAGGTGCGGGCCGGAGCCGTCGCGGCCGCTGTGCACGACGCGGCACCGGGCCTGCCCGTCCTCGGGCTCGCCTCCTCCGCGATCGAGCGCGCTGCCGGGGACGCGGGCCTGCCCTTCGTCCGCGAGGCGTTCGTCGACCGCGGCTACCGCTCCGACGGCACCCTCGTGCCGCGCGGCGAGGAGGGGGCCGTCCTCATCGACGTGCCGCTCGTCGCCGCTCGTGCGGTGCGGATGGCGACAGAGGGGGCGGTCGTGGACCGCGACGGCGGGATCCTCCGCGTCGACGTCGACTCGCTGTGCGTGCACGGCGACTCCCCCGGCGCCCTCGCGATGGCGGTGGCCGTGCGGGACGCTCTCGCCCGGGCCGGGGTCGCCCTCGCGGCCGCGGTGCCGTGA
- a CDS encoding YbaK/EbsC family protein, giving the protein MSERSHPAVDSVLADLAVHGVHPPVRWLDEAASTAALAAAALGIEPGQIANSLVFLLDGEPLLVLTSGGHRVEEEWLGGELGGTIGRASASVVKAATGQTIGGVAPVGHPRALRTVVDEALAEYGTVWAAAGHAHTVYPTSASELVRVTGGVLRAVVPPA; this is encoded by the coding sequence ATGAGCGAACGGAGTCACCCCGCGGTCGACAGCGTCCTGGCAGATCTCGCCGTGCACGGAGTTCATCCGCCCGTGCGCTGGCTCGACGAGGCCGCGTCGACCGCGGCCCTCGCGGCAGCGGCGCTCGGCATCGAGCCGGGGCAGATCGCGAACTCGCTGGTGTTCCTCCTCGACGGGGAGCCGCTGCTCGTGCTGACGAGCGGCGGCCACCGCGTCGAGGAGGAGTGGCTCGGCGGCGAGCTGGGCGGCACGATCGGCCGGGCGAGCGCGTCGGTCGTCAAAGCGGCCACGGGCCAGACCATCGGAGGCGTTGCGCCGGTCGGTCATCCCCGCGCGCTGCGCACCGTGGTCGACGAGGCGCTCGCGGAGTACGGCACGGTGTGGGCGGCGGCGGGACACGCGCACACGGTGTACCCGACCAGCGCCTCGGAGCTCGTGAGGGTCACCGGGGGAGTGCTGCGCGCGGTCGTCCCGCCCGCCTGA
- a CDS encoding bifunctional methylenetetrahydrofolate dehydrogenase/methenyltetrahydrofolate cyclohydrolase: MTAQVLDGVATATAVKAEIAVRVAALREKGIVPGLGTLLVGDDPASRSYVAGKHRDCAEVGIESIRVDLPATASAEDIRSAIRQLNESAAVTGYIIQLPLPKGIDENAMLELMDPDKDADGLHPTNLGRLVLGVEGELDSPLPCTPNGVVEMLRRHDIPLSGKHVVVVGRGLTVGRPLGLLLTRKGLDATVTLTHSRTTDLAAEVRRADIVVAAVGVPGLIAADWVKPGAAVLDVGITRVENPETGRAKLTGDVAPGVAEVAGWLSPVPGGVGPMTRAMLIHNVVTAAERAAR, encoded by the coding sequence ATGACGGCACAGGTACTCGACGGAGTCGCCACGGCGACGGCGGTCAAGGCCGAGATCGCGGTGCGGGTCGCCGCGCTGCGCGAGAAGGGGATCGTGCCGGGGCTCGGCACGCTGCTGGTCGGCGACGACCCGGCCTCCCGCTCCTACGTCGCCGGCAAGCACCGCGACTGCGCCGAGGTCGGCATCGAGTCGATCCGGGTCGACCTGCCCGCGACGGCCTCGGCCGAGGACATCCGCAGCGCGATCCGCCAGCTGAACGAGTCCGCGGCGGTGACCGGCTACATCATCCAGCTGCCGCTGCCGAAGGGCATCGACGAGAACGCGATGCTCGAGCTGATGGACCCCGACAAGGACGCCGACGGGCTGCACCCGACGAATCTCGGCCGCCTGGTTCTCGGTGTCGAGGGCGAGCTCGACAGCCCCCTGCCCTGTACGCCCAACGGCGTCGTCGAGATGCTGCGACGGCACGACATCCCGCTCTCGGGCAAGCACGTCGTGGTGGTCGGGCGCGGTCTCACCGTCGGTCGGCCGCTCGGGCTGCTCCTGACGCGCAAGGGCCTCGACGCGACCGTCACCCTGACCCACTCGCGCACGACCGACCTCGCCGCGGAGGTGCGCCGCGCCGACATCGTGGTCGCCGCCGTCGGCGTCCCCGGGCTCATCGCCGCCGACTGGGTGAAGCCCGGCGCCGCCGTGCTGGACGTGGGCATCACCCGCGTCGAGAACCCGGAGACCGGCCGCGCGAAGCTCACCGGTGACGTCGCTCCCGGAGTGGCGGAGGTCGCGGGCTGGCTCTCGCCAGTTCCCGGCGGCGTCGGCCCGATGACCCGCGCCATGCTCATCCACAACGTAGTCACGGCTGCGGAGCGCGCCGCCCGCTGA
- a CDS encoding aldose 1-epimerase family protein has translation MADFTPAPATGRQYALDLTAEGRTLHAVVTEVAAGLRHLSVDGVEITAGYPETTVPPFGSGIVLVPWPNRVRDGKWHHAGRTLQLDITEPKYHNALHGLLTSTSYRLVDQGPSFVELAAPVVPQRGWPFHLETTVRYELQADGLKVVHRVVNVGAEEAPVAIGTHPFLAIGDVPTDELEITVDAAVHIEVDERLNPTGQSPVEGTEWDLRRGRRIGDLELDDAWADVTVVDGESVHGLSASDGRRVLLWADASHNYIQVFITRIFPEGDDVKTAIAVEPMTAPAEALNSGQGLRWLEPGEEWTVAWGIRHEGFPSAS, from the coding sequence ATGGCCGACTTCACTCCCGCCCCCGCGACCGGGCGCCAGTACGCCCTCGACCTCACCGCCGAGGGCCGCACGCTCCACGCCGTCGTGACGGAGGTGGCAGCAGGGCTGCGCCACCTCTCCGTCGACGGCGTCGAGATCACCGCCGGATACCCCGAGACCACCGTGCCGCCCTTCGGGTCGGGCATCGTGCTGGTCCCCTGGCCGAACCGCGTGCGGGACGGCAAGTGGCACCACGCCGGGCGGACCCTCCAGCTCGACATCACCGAGCCGAAGTACCACAACGCGCTCCACGGGCTGCTGACCAGCACCTCCTACCGCCTCGTCGACCAGGGGCCCTCGTTCGTCGAGCTCGCCGCTCCGGTCGTCCCCCAGCGCGGCTGGCCGTTCCACCTCGAGACGACCGTGCGGTACGAGCTGCAGGCCGACGGGCTGAAGGTCGTGCACCGCGTGGTCAACGTCGGAGCCGAGGAGGCGCCGGTCGCGATCGGCACGCACCCCTTCCTCGCCATCGGCGACGTCCCGACCGACGAGCTCGAGATCACCGTCGACGCGGCCGTGCACATCGAGGTCGACGAGCGGCTGAACCCCACCGGTCAGAGCCCGGTCGAGGGCACGGAGTGGGACCTGCGCCGGGGCCGCCGGATCGGCGATCTCGAGCTCGACGACGCATGGGCCGACGTCACCGTCGTCGACGGCGAGAGCGTCCACGGCCTCAGCGCCTCCGACGGGCGCCGCGTGCTGCTCTGGGCCGACGCCTCGCACAACTACATCCAGGTCTTCATCACCCGCATCTTCCCCGAGGGCGACGACGTCAAGACCGCGATCGCCGTCGAGCCGATGACCGCTCCCGCCGAGGCGCTCAACTCGGGTCAGGGCCTGCGCTGGCTGGAGCCGGGCGAGGAGTGGACCGTGGCCTGGGGCATCCGGCACGAGGGGTTCCCCTCCGCCTCATGA
- a CDS encoding biotin-dependent carboxyltransferase family protein → MSLRVLDPGPLALVQDAGRPGFAALGVGRSGAMDAGALRLGNRLLGGGADDAGLELLGAGFAVSADADAWISLTGADGDARIDGRSVDRVLPVLLPAGAVLRLGPLRAGIRRTLAVRGGIDVPPVLGSRSRDTLAALGPEPLRAGDVLAIGRASGGVAALDWWPFPAPGHGATLAVHPGPRLERLPPGTWRALLDTPWHLGDADRVGLRLTGAPLPTGRGGELPSEGMLHGSVQLPPSGLPVVFGPDHPVTGGYPVVAVVDSASLDALAQLAPGDPVRFRAVSGRRAPQP, encoded by the coding sequence GTGAGCCTCCGCGTCCTCGACCCCGGCCCCCTCGCGCTCGTGCAGGACGCGGGCCGCCCGGGATTCGCCGCGCTCGGCGTGGGCCGCTCGGGCGCGATGGACGCCGGAGCCCTCCGCCTCGGGAACCGACTGCTGGGCGGGGGCGCCGACGACGCGGGCCTGGAGCTGCTCGGCGCGGGCTTCGCCGTGAGCGCCGACGCGGACGCCTGGATCAGCCTGACCGGAGCCGACGGGGACGCGCGGATCGACGGGCGGAGCGTCGACCGGGTCCTCCCCGTGCTGCTGCCGGCCGGCGCCGTGCTGAGGCTGGGCCCGCTGCGCGCGGGGATCCGCCGCACGCTCGCCGTCCGGGGTGGGATCGACGTGCCACCCGTGCTCGGGTCGCGCTCCCGCGACACCCTCGCGGCCCTCGGGCCCGAGCCGCTGCGGGCGGGGGACGTGCTGGCGATCGGACGCGCCTCCGGCGGCGTCGCCGCCCTCGACTGGTGGCCCTTCCCGGCGCCGGGCCACGGAGCGACGCTCGCCGTGCACCCGGGACCGCGCCTGGAGCGGCTCCCGCCGGGCACCTGGAGGGCGCTCCTCGACACTCCCTGGCACCTCGGCGACGCCGACCGCGTCGGACTCCGGCTGACCGGAGCACCGCTGCCGACGGGGCGCGGCGGCGAACTGCCGAGCGAGGGGATGCTGCACGGCTCGGTGCAGCTGCCGCCGTCCGGGCTCCCGGTCGTCTTCGGACCGGACCACCCGGTGACCGGCGGCTACCCCGTGGTCGCCGTCGTCGATTCCGCGTCGCTCGACGCCCTCGCCCAGCTCGCCCCGGGGGATCCGGTGCGCTTCCGCGCGGTCAGCGGGCGGCGCGCTCCGCAGCCGTGA
- a CDS encoding 5-oxoprolinase subunit B family protein, whose amino-acid sequence MIPVRLLPSGDRAVLVETGGLDEALALALALEAERPQGVVDLVPAARTVLVVLDPDVLPVPEAALWIRVVCASADTDAAGTTGRLIVVDVEYDGADLADTATALGWTVGELVRRHTETGWRAAFGGFAPGFAYLVALGDWPEVPRRAEPRTRVPAGSVALAGPYSGIYPRSSPGGWQLIGTTAAMLWDVERTPPALLAPGDEVRFREVR is encoded by the coding sequence GTGATCCCCGTGCGCCTGCTGCCCTCCGGGGATCGAGCGGTGCTCGTGGAGACGGGCGGTCTCGACGAGGCACTCGCGCTGGCGCTCGCCCTCGAGGCGGAGCGGCCGCAGGGCGTCGTCGATCTCGTTCCCGCGGCCCGGACCGTGCTGGTCGTCCTCGATCCCGACGTCCTCCCGGTGCCGGAGGCGGCCCTGTGGATCCGGGTCGTCTGCGCCTCGGCGGACACGGACGCCGCGGGCACGACGGGACGGCTGATCGTCGTGGACGTCGAGTACGACGGCGCGGACCTCGCAGACACCGCGACCGCACTCGGCTGGACGGTCGGCGAACTGGTGCGCCGCCACACGGAGACAGGGTGGCGGGCGGCCTTCGGCGGATTCGCCCCCGGTTTCGCGTACCTCGTCGCGCTCGGCGACTGGCCGGAGGTGCCGCGCCGGGCGGAGCCGCGGACCCGCGTGCCCGCGGGATCGGTGGCGCTGGCGGGCCCCTACTCCGGCATCTACCCCCGTTCCTCCCCCGGCGGCTGGCAGCTGATCGGGACGACCGCGGCGATGCTCTGGGACGTCGAGCGGACACCGCCGGCGCTCCTCGCGCCGGGCGACGAGGTGCGGTTCCGGGAGGTGCGGTGA
- a CDS encoding DeoR/GlpR family DNA-binding transcription regulator, protein MRADGEHDGRSAVERRLRMRLLAERSGFVSVADLAERLGVSVVTVRSDLDQLAGEGSVQRVRGGAIPSAAKPGERSLEEGLAAAAEEKAAIGREAAASVSSGESVILDVGTTPLAIAHALVAREELRDITVITNGLSTALALEPAIPRFTVVVTGGTLRPLQHSLVEPLASEMLERIRADVVFVGCTGVHPRAGVTNVNLPEATLKRRMLQAAARRVVVADSRKLGVVDLGRVAGADEFDLLLTGGAAEAVVVAELEESGLAVTRC, encoded by the coding sequence ATGAGAGCAGACGGCGAGCACGACGGACGCTCCGCCGTCGAGCGCCGCCTCCGGATGCGCCTGCTGGCCGAGCGCTCGGGCTTCGTCTCGGTCGCCGACCTGGCCGAGCGCCTCGGAGTCTCGGTGGTCACCGTCCGCTCCGACCTCGATCAGCTGGCGGGGGAGGGCTCGGTGCAGCGCGTGCGCGGCGGAGCGATCCCGTCGGCCGCCAAGCCGGGCGAGCGCTCGCTCGAGGAGGGTCTGGCCGCCGCCGCGGAGGAGAAGGCGGCGATCGGGCGCGAGGCCGCCGCGTCCGTCTCCTCCGGCGAGAGCGTGATCCTCGACGTCGGCACGACTCCGCTCGCGATCGCGCACGCCCTCGTCGCCCGCGAGGAGCTGCGCGACATCACCGTCATCACGAACGGGCTCTCCACCGCCCTCGCCCTCGAGCCGGCGATCCCGCGGTTCACCGTCGTCGTCACCGGAGGCACGCTGCGCCCGCTCCAGCACTCGCTCGTCGAGCCGCTGGCCTCCGAGATGCTCGAGCGGATCCGCGCCGACGTCGTCTTCGTGGGCTGCACGGGCGTGCATCCGCGGGCCGGGGTGACCAACGTCAACCTCCCGGAGGCGACCCTCAAGCGCCGCATGCTGCAGGCCGCCGCCCGTCGCGTCGTCGTCGCCGACTCCCGCAAGCTCGGGGTCGTCGACCTCGGCCGCGTGGCCGGCGCCGACGAGTTCGACCTCCTGCTCACCGGCGGCGCGGCCGAGGCGGTCGTCGTCGCCGAGCTGGAGGAGTCGGGCCTGGCCGTCACGCGCTGCTGA
- a CDS encoding NAD(P)-dependent alcohol dehydrogenase — translation MRTVSAYAAPSATEPLIPTTVERRDIGPHDVLIEIAYSGICHSDIHTVRGEWGPVAYPLTVGHEIVGVVAEVGSEVSKHSVGDRVGVGCMVNSCRECENCLAGEEQYCLKGNVGTYAAVDRDGTITQGGYSTHVVVVEDFVLRVPESIPYEAAAPLLCAGITTYSPLSHWNAGPGKKVAVVGLGGLGHMAVQFAHAMGAEVTVLSQTLGKKDDGLRLGADHYYATKDEETFATLANTFDIILNTVSAPLDLDAYLGMLRLNGTMVNVGAPAEALPLHVFTLFGARRSFAGSGIGGIRETQEMLDFCAEKGIASEVEVIPASEINAAYERVLSSDVRYRFVIDIATMTE, via the coding sequence ATGCGCACCGTATCCGCCTACGCCGCCCCGTCCGCCACCGAGCCGCTGATCCCGACCACCGTCGAGCGCCGCGACATCGGCCCGCACGACGTGCTCATCGAGATCGCCTATTCCGGCATCTGCCACTCCGACATCCACACCGTGCGCGGGGAGTGGGGACCGGTCGCCTACCCGCTGACCGTCGGCCACGAGATCGTCGGCGTCGTCGCCGAGGTCGGCTCCGAGGTCTCGAAGCACTCCGTCGGAGACCGCGTCGGCGTGGGCTGCATGGTCAACTCCTGCCGCGAGTGCGAGAACTGCCTCGCGGGCGAGGAGCAGTACTGCCTGAAGGGCAACGTCGGCACCTACGCCGCCGTCGACCGCGACGGCACCATCACCCAGGGCGGCTACTCCACCCACGTCGTGGTCGTCGAGGACTTCGTGCTCCGCGTGCCGGAGTCGATCCCCTACGAGGCCGCCGCGCCGCTGCTGTGCGCCGGCATCACCACCTACTCGCCCCTGTCGCACTGGAACGCCGGCCCCGGCAAGAAGGTCGCCGTCGTCGGACTCGGCGGCCTGGGCCACATGGCCGTGCAGTTCGCTCACGCCATGGGCGCCGAGGTCACGGTGCTCTCGCAGACGCTCGGCAAGAAGGACGACGGCCTGCGCCTGGGCGCCGACCACTACTACGCGACGAAGGACGAGGAGACGTTCGCGACCCTCGCGAACACCTTCGACATCATCCTGAACACCGTCAGCGCCCCGCTCGACCTCGACGCGTACCTCGGCATGCTGCGCCTGAACGGCACCATGGTGAACGTCGGCGCCCCGGCCGAGGCCCTGCCGCTGCACGTCTTCACGCTCTTCGGCGCCCGCCGCTCCTTCGCGGGCTCGGGCATCGGAGGCATCCGCGAGACCCAGGAGATGCTCGACTTCTGCGCCGAGAAGGGCATCGCGAGCGAGGTCGAGGTCATCCCGGCCTCCGAGATCAACGCCGCCTACGAGCGCGTGCTCTCGTCCGACGTGCGGTACCGCTTCGTCATCGACATCGCGACGATGACGGAGTAG